The Gemmatimonadaceae bacterium genomic interval AGGCTCAAAGACTCGCTGCGCGGCCTCAACGACAATATCGAAGAGGCGGCGCGCAAGAAAAATCTGCTTCTCGCGAAGCAGCGCCGCGCCGATGCCCAAAAGCGAATCTCCGAGACGATGTCGTCGATGTCCGAGAAGTCGGCGTTCGAGGCATTCGCCAGGATGGAGGAAAAGATCGATCAGAACGAAAGGCAGATACGTGCGCACTCGGAGATCAACGAGGAATTTTCCGGCGACAAGCTGTCGAACGACTTCAAGCGCCTCGAGTCGACGGCCGGAACTGCCACCGCCGATGCTCAACTCATATCGCTCAAACAGAAGATGGGGTTGCTGGCCGCTCCGTCCGAGGACGCGAATCGCCAGCTCGCTGCTGGAGATCTGGCGCCCGGGGAGATTCCTGACGCTGAGGAAGTTTCCGATGAGAATTCAACGAGATGACTGACGCTGTAGCGGTAGATCGCCCGAAGTTGGGCAGCGCGCTCACCACGGTCGTTCTCACTGTCCTGATTCTTTGGATGGTGGGAAAGACGGCCAGCATTTTCCTGCTGCTTTTCCTCGCAGTAATTCTTTCGCTGTACCTCGGTGCGCTTCGCGATTTTCTGGTAGAGCGCGGTCACATGAACGATCGCCTTGCATTTTTTCTTGCCGTCGTCGGCACTCTCGTCGGCATCGTGGGGCTGGTTGCGCTGCTGGTTCCACCGGTTCTCGATCAAACCCGCCAGTTGGTGCAGGTGCTGCCGGCGACGATAGCCAACTGGGAAGGCGGCATCGACAAGTTTGTGGCACGGTTCCCGGCGATGCGCGATTTCTGGGAGCCGGGCCAGCACCAGGTTCTCAAGGCTGTGTACGATCGTGTCTCGACATCGGCCGGTGACGTCGTGCCCAAGGTGTTTTCGCTCGTCCACGTCATGATAGAGATTTTCGCGGTAATGGTGATGAGCATCTACATGGCGCTGCAGCCGGGCATCTACCGCGAGTGGATGATCGCGCTGTTTCCGCCAGTACACCGGGACTTCATTCGCGACGTTTTGCGCGATATTGCCGATGCACTCCGGTCGTACATCGTGGCGCAATTGCTGGCGATGACGGTGCTGGCGGCGTTTACCGCAATCGGGCTTTATCTCCTGAACGTCCCGTACTGGCTCACATTCGGGATCTTCACCGGTGCGGTTGCCATTGTTCCATTTTTCGGAACGTTGCTCTCTACTCTTCTGCCGGCGCTTTTTGTACTCGGCGGCCCCGATGGCGGCACACGGTCGCTGCTGGTGGTACTGCTTGGCGTCGTCGTCCATTTGTTCGAGGGCAATGTCGTAGCGCCGCTCGTGATGTCGCACAAGGTCGAGTTGCCGCCGGTGCTTACGATCATGGCGGTGCTGGTTATCGGAAAATTGCT includes:
- a CDS encoding PspA/IM30 family protein; protein product: MSIFDRIARLFRANVNDMIAQAEQPEKMLNQIIIDMRSQLVKAKQQVAAAIADEKRLQDQTAQELREAEEWEHRAMLAVKEGRDDLAKQALMRRGEHVSRGQQMQLTWEAHKQETDRLKDSLRGLNDNIEEAARKKNLLLAKQRRADAQKRISETMSSMSEKSAFEAFARMEEKIDQNERQIRAHSEINEEFSGDKLSNDFKRLESTAGTATADAQLISLKQKMGLLAAPSEDANRQLAAGDLAPGEIPDAEEVSDENSTR
- a CDS encoding AI-2E family transporter produces the protein MTDAVAVDRPKLGSALTTVVLTVLILWMVGKTASIFLLLFLAVILSLYLGALRDFLVERGHMNDRLAFFLAVVGTLVGIVGLVALLVPPVLDQTRQLVQVLPATIANWEGGIDKFVARFPAMRDFWEPGQHQVLKAVYDRVSTSAGDVVPKVFSLVHVMIEIFAVMVMSIYMALQPGIYREWMIALFPPVHRDFIRDVLRDIADALRSYIVAQLLAMTVLAAFTAIGLYLLNVPYWLTFGIFTGAVAIVPFFGTLLSTLLPALFVLGGPDGGTRSLLVVLLGVVVHLFEGNVVAPLVMSHKVELPPVLTIMAVLVIGKLLGPLGLVIAVPTLAMIMVIVRRILISRIYEGKGFRKATRDRMFVLRVPAPDGGVLLPRAPATDMLALGQRGAVAIPPVVVKTA